A window of Adhaeribacter arboris genomic DNA:
GCAGTTTAATTTGATTTAATTTGCTCCAGTCGTGGGTAAAAATATATAAGGCATTTTGCTGCGCTAAATCCACTATTTGGGTGTAAGTAGCTTTCGGAAATTTAGCCTGCAACTTAGTAAATGCTACTTGTTCTTCGTCGGCAAAGGCCAGGTAGCAAATACCTTTAGGAGTAGAGGCAACCAGAACATTGCCAAACGGGCTTTCGGCAAAACTGTAATGAATGGTTAAATTTTCGCCCCCATTTTTGTATTCGCCGGGAGTCATGCCTTCAACGGCTACAAACAAATCGTGCAGTCGGCTTGTACCAGAAAGCCCGGCTTCGTAGGCGGTTTCAAATAAAGTGGCTTGCTGGTCCTGCAACATTTTTTTGGCGTATTGCACCGTAAGGTATTGCAGGAACTTCTTAGGACTTACGCCCGCCCATTCGGTAAATAACCGCTGAAAGTGGAAAGGACTTAAATTTATTCTTTCGGCTACTTCTTCTAAACTGGGTTGCGTTTTAAAATTGGTGTTGATGTAGCTGATAGCGGCCGCTATGCGGCTGTAATTGGTTTCGGCTTGCGCTTCCATGTTTTTCCTTTATTTATTTTGAACAATACAAAGGTAAACAGCCCATCACCAGCCAAACACCCGAAACTTGCTAAATTAAAAGAACTATTTAACCGCTTGCATTAGAAAGGATATCTATAAATATTAAGTAAATGCTTGTACTATTATCCTTAATTAAATTAGGAAAGCACCCAATATTTAATGGCTTTAATCTTCCTTTATAATTTGCAAATGCTGCACCTCGTGATCCGTTATTAACCTGACAACATAAATGCCATTGTTTAGATGATCTGACTGCCAAGTTACTTCTATTAATTCACCGGCGGGAGCAGTATCCGTTTTCAGGCGATTTACCAAAGTGCCGTTTAAATCATAAATTTCCAAGGTATATTCTTGCTCTTCTGGGAAAGAAAACTGGAAAGTAGTTTGGTTTTGAAAAGGATTTGGGAAATTAGTAAGTCTTACTTCTTCCGTGGCGGGTGCTTCACCCGAGTAGGGGTCTTCCGCAGATTCTTCTACGGCTAAGGAATCAGTACCAGGTACATAGTTAATTTCTACTGGGCTGCCACCCGCTACATTTACTATCTTAAAATTGATAGTAAGTGGTGTACCCGCCGTACCAGCACCTTTAGCTAAAGTATAAGGAGTTGTTTTAAGAGTATAATCGCCGATAGGAGGCACCCAGGCGCTGTAATCTCCGGAAACATCGCCAAAAACGGCATAAGGAGCCGCGGTTTCCGTTTTCGTAAGCGAACCCCGGCCGCCTAAAACCATGATGACACTACCTACAATTTCCGGATTGGTATTCACCCGAATGTTTAAATTTTTAGTAGGTAAAGCAGCTAAATTTAGTACCCCTCCGTTCGCAATCGTCTGAATTTCTTTGTTGGTATCCGCATTCATTAAAGTATAGCTAACTACTTTTTGCCCAGCCGGGGAGCTGTTGCTTACCGTAATAGTTACCTGGGCCGGACTGCTAGCTGCATTATCATTATCTTTTACCGTTAAGCTAAACACATAAGTACCGGCCACCAAACTGCTCACGGTAGGTTTAGCGATTGTTTTACTGCTAAAAGTAGCGGTGTTGGGTCCGCTGTTTTGGACCCATAGGTAACTATTTACGCTGCCATCGGCATCGGAGCCCGATCCATTTAAGGTAGTACTACTGGTGGGCAGATAAATGGTGCTGTTTTCTCCCGCGAAAGCCAGGGGCGCCTGATTTCCGGTGGACTCATCTACCACTTTAAAATTAATTACGAGAGAAGTGCCTACTGTATTACCGGTGGTCTTGGAGTAAGGGGTAGCCTCTAAAGTATAATTACCTACGGTGGGTGTCCAGGCACTATAATCCGTACCTGATGCCCCAAATACAATATAGGGAGCAGTAGCTTCTGACCGGTTCAAGGTTTCCGCTCCTTTTAAAGCAAAGGCTACGCCTATCGAATTTGTACTTGTATTGACCCGGACATTCAGTCTTTTAGTAGGTAAGCTACTCAAATTTAAAGTAGCACCGTTATTGATAGTTTGAATGTCAGTATCCGCATCCGCGTTCAGTAAAGTAAAACTAAGTATCTGCTGATCAGGACTATCACTATTGTTTACCGTAATAGTTACCTGGGCCGGATTACTGCTAGCATTGTTGTTGTCTTTTACGGTTAAGCTAAATACATACGTACCGGCCACTAAATTGCTTATGGTAGGTTTTGCTACGGTTTTACTACTGAAAATTGCCGTAGTGGGCCCCGTGCTTTGCACCCAAAGGTAACTCTCAATGCTGCCATCGGCATCGGAACCCGACCCGTTCAAAGTTGTACTAGTAGTAGGCAGAGAAATCGTGAAGTTAGAACCCGCCGAAGCTATTGGTTTTTGATTACCGGTAGATTGGTTAATTACTTGAAAATTTATCGAAAGAGCCGTGCCAGCAGAACCACCACCTCCGGCTTGGGTGTAAGGAGTTGTTTTAAGAGTATAATCACCTACAGCTGGTATCCAGGGACCATAATCACCTTTCACATCGCCAAAAACGGCATAAGGGGCGGCGGTTTCCGTTTTCGTAAGCGAACCCCGGCCGCCTAAAACCATGACGACACTACCTACAATTTCCGGATTGGTATTCACCCGAATGTTCAGGTTTTTGGTTGGGAAGCTGGTTAGATTTAGAATCGCGCCATTTTCAATTGTTTGTATTTCCGTATCGGTATCGGCATTCATTAAGGTATAACTAACCACTTGCTGGCTATTAGAGTTAGTTACCGTAACAGTTACTTGAGCGGGGTTACTAGCTGCATTATCATTATCTTTTACCGTTAAGCTAAACACATAAGTACCGGCCACCAAACTGCTCACGGTAGGTTTAGCGATTGTTTTACTGCTAAAAGTAGCGGTGTTGGGTCCGCTGTTTTGAACCCATAGGTAACTATTTACGCTGCCATCGGCATCGGAGCCCGACCCATTTAAGGTAGTACTACTGGTGGGCAGATAAATGGTGCTGTTTTCTCCCGCGAAAGCCAGGGGCGCCTGATTTCCGGTGGACGACTCATCTACCACTTTAAAATTAATTGTGAGAGGAGTGCCTACCTGGGCATCAACGGAAGGAGTAGCTTTTAAAGTATAATTGCCTGTGGCAGGCACCCAGGCGTTGTAATCATTACCCGTTGAGCCGAATACTGTATAAGGAGCACCTGATTCGGTTCTAATTAAATCTTGGGCTCCGCTCAGATTAAAAGCTACGGAGCTAATAGTACTCGTATTGGTATTGGCCCGGATATTTAAGTTCTTAGTGGTTAAAGCGGCTAAATCTATGGTAGCTCCATTCGTCAGCGTTTGAATATCGGTATCCGTATCGGCATTTAATAAGGTGAAACTTTCTATTTCCGGATTTGTTGGCGGCGGATTATCCGGTCCTCCCAGGTCTAGGTTAATGAACCAATAATCGGTGTCTCCCCGGGAACTACTGTTTTTATCACCGCTGGCATTGGAGTTAGAGGTTCCGGTTAATAAACAACCACCGGTACTCGTTACTTGCAAGGCTTGCAAGTTATCGTAGCCTTCGCCGCCATACGTTCTATTCCATTGTTTATCCCCATTGGCATTTACTTTTACAATCCAAAAATCCGATTCCCCTTTCGAGTCGGTGGATTTATCGCCACTAACCGGCGAATCTGAAGTTCCCCCGAGCAGGAAGCCGTTATCATAGGTTTGAATAATGGCTTGGAGGTAGTCGTTATTATTTCCGCCGAATGTTTTGTCCCACTTCTTGTTACCAGCTCCATCAATTTTTATAAGCCAATAATCACTGAGTCCGTTAGAACCTTCCGATTTATCATTACTACTAGGGCTATTAGAAATGCCCCCTAATAAGTAGCCACCATCCGGTGTTAACAAGCACGATTCAAGATTTTCTTCCAGGTTACCTCCGTACGTTTTATCCCATTGCTTATTCCCGTTGGCATCTACTTTTACCAACCAAAAATCAGCAAATCCATTGCTGCTTTCTGATTTATCGCCATTTGCTGCAGAATAAGAATGACCTCCAAATACGTACCCGTTATCGTTGGTTAATTGAATGGTTTGCAGATAATCGTAATTGCTGCCGCCAAAAGTTTTATCCCATTGCTTGGTACCGGCAGCATCAATTTTAATAATCCAGTAATCTTGCAATCCTTTAGAACCGGCAGTTTTGTTGTAGCCGGTTTTACCGCTCACCGGCGAGTCGGAGGTGCCTCCTAAAATGTAGCCGCCATCGCGGGTTTGTACCACGGCTTTCAGGTAATCATTACCGGAGCCGCCATAACTTTTGTCCCATTGTTTGTTACCGTCTGCATCCAGTTTTATAATCCAGTAATCATACTGTCCGGAAGCGGTGAAAGACCTATCGCCACTAACCGGCGAATTAGAGCTTCCACCTAAAATATAACCACCATCGGCGGTTTGCCATGCCGTTTGCAAGTAATCCGAACCCGACCCGCCATAAGTCTTATCCCACTCCTTATTGCCATCGCCATTGGTTTTTACAATCCAATAATCCTGAAGTCCTTTGTTACCCGTAGATTTAGTACCACTCACACCAGAAGTAGAAGTACCTCCTAAAAGAAAACCATTATCTTTGGTAGCAACATTCGTTATTAGAATATCCGAATCACTTCCGCCCAATGATTTATCCCAAATCTTACTTGCTTGACTAAAAGTAAGCTGGTTAAAAATCAGGCAAAGCAATAACGTAAAAAATACTTTCGTAAATTTTATTTTCATAATTGGATTTGATCAGGTTGTTTAAAAGCTGGGATTAAATCAAAAAGCAGCTAAGTTAAAGTGTCGTATTTGAAAGCTTACTTCATCTTGCTGCTTAGCCCTTAAAGTTTATTTTACATATTAGTTAAGATTAGAAATTGTATTTTACAACAGATTCACGCTGGAAAATATAATCACCAAATAGCTACTGCCTCATAGAAAACTAACAGCAAGTCTTCTTACAAGTGTAATTTAATTTTCTAAAAACGAATATTGTTATCAAGAAGCAACAAACAAGAAAACCTTACTTTTTATCAGAAAACCATAAATATTTAGGTTAAAAGTTAAATTTTAATCTTAATCAGATAGTAATTCTACTTGTTTATTATAAAACATAATTAAAAATCATTAGTACAAAGAAAAGTAAAATTATAATATAAACAAGTAAAAATTTTGTCTGTTCCTATATGCTAATGCTTAATATTAGAAATGTTATAAAATTAAAAATTTCCTGAGGTGAGCAAATTTGATTTAATCAAAATAGTATTTAGGAATTAATTTTAATTACGGAGCTGTTAAGATTGTATATTAGCAAGGGGTTAATTGCAGAACGTATTAAAAAAATCAAATTTTTCAAAATATTATTTTAATGGGTAGATTTTAGGTAAACTTAGTTTTCCTTATTTCTTCTTTTTAGATTTCTTTTTTTTAGCTCCCTTTTTACGGGAAGTTTCTTTACCTATTATCCTTTCAGTAATTTCTGTTATTAAAGTTGTTATTATACTGGTAACTATTGCAATGGCTATTTCTGATCCGGTTTTGACAACTACCTTGCGTAGTTGTTTTATAAGTTGTTTTAGCGTTTTCTTTTTTAATTTAAGTAAAGTCATAGCTTTAAATTCTAATGAAATTTACCTAATTTGTTTAAACCTTATGCGAACGGCCCATCCGTTTTTGTTTGATTTAGGAAACTTAACCGATAGTAACTACTTAATCATCAATATTTAAACTATATTAACTATCTATAGCCGTTATTTGCATCTTCCATAGTAAGTTGTTTGATTCTGTCGATTAAATGCTTAATTTTCAGGTTTATAAAGTGCTAAAACATAGATTTCAGGATTATTTATTTGAATAGCTTTTATGAGACTTCTTAAACTATTGCTGGTTCCGTTGGTAGCCTTAGTTGGCGGATGGTTTCTGTGGCACAGTTTGAAACAAGAAGAAACAATAGATTTTAACGCCGATATCCGGCCAATTATAAATACAAAATGTATTTCTTGTCATGGCGGAGTAAAAGAAAGCTCCGGGTTTAGTTTGTTTTCGCGGGCTGATGCACTGCGCAAAACTAAATCCGGTAAACCCGCTATTGTTCCCGGTGAAGCAGATAAAAGTGAACTTATTCGACGGCTATTAGCCAAAGACGAAGACGAACGCATGCCTTACCATGGTACTCCATTGAGTCCGGAAGAAATTGCTAAAATGAAACAATGGATTAATCAGGGTGCGCCGTGGGCCGACCATTGGGCCTATATAAAACCACAAAAACCCGCTATTCCCGACGCAACGGAGTGGTCCAACCATCCGGTAGACAAGTTTATTCAGGCCCGGTGGCAACCAGATTCGCTTAGTCCGGCCGTTCCGGCCGATAAAGTTACTTTGCTTCGCCGCCTGAGTCTGGATTTAATTGGCTTACCGCCTACCCTCTCCGAAGTACGTGCTTTTGTGGCCGACACCTCTGCGGATGCCTACGAAAAGCAGGTAGACCGCTTGCTGGCCTCGCCGCATTTTGGCGAACGCTGGGCGGCTATGTGGCTTGATTTAGCGCGCTACTCCGATACGAAAGGTTACGAAAAAGACCAGTACCGCAATATCTGGCGGTACCGCGATTACGTCATCCGGTCTTTTAACCAGGATAAACCTTTTAACCAATTTACCATTGAGCAATTAGCCGGCGATTTACTAGCAAAACCCACCGAAGAACAACTTATTGCCACTGCTTACCACCGGAATACCGCCAATAACGACGAAGGTGGTACCGACGATGAAGAATTTCGCACCACGGCCATTCTGGACCGGGTAAGTAATACCTGGGAAGTATGGCAGGGAACTACCATGGGCTGCGTGCAATGCCACAGTCATCCTTACGATCCTATCCGGCACGAGGAGTTCTACGAATCCATGGCTTTCTTTAATAATACGCACGACGAAGACGTACCCGGTGAATACCCAAATTTAAATAAATATACGCCCGAAAACGAATTACAAATAAAACAAGTAAAGGCTTGGTTACAGCAGCAGTTACCCGCCGAAGTTGCCGCTAGTAAAATAAAAACCTTAGATAATCTTCTTAATTTTACCGAGCCTAAGATTCATCCGCACTCTTTCGACCAGCTCACTAATGCCGCTCTGGCCGATGGCAAATTTTTAGGTGGCGGGCACAGAGGTTATGCCCGTTTAAAAAACGTTAATTTAACTGGTAAAGCTAATTTAATACTAAGCATTGGCTCCTCACAAAATACGGGCACTCTAACCATCCGGAAAAATAAAGTAGACGGGGAAATAATTGGTACTTACAAAAATAAATTTACCGGGGGCGGTGGCTCCACCCAGCGGGAAATTATTCCTTTAAAACCTACTAGTGGTTTTCACGATTTGTATTTTGTTTTTGAGAACGCTGCTCAATCTAACCCGGAAGATTATGTGTGCCAATTAGATTGGATTTTATTTTTAGAATCATTACCGGGTATAGACAAATCTGATTATCCGGAAGTAGAAAAAAAATTAGTCTCGTTACTGAACTCCGAGACGGAGCAAATACCAGTGTTCTACGAAAACCCGGCTGATTTCCGGCGTAAAAATGTTGTTTTTATCAGAGGTAATTGGCTAACCAAAGGCAAGGAAGTGCATCCTACTACGCCGCGGTTTTTACCTAACTTTAATAAATATCCTAAAAATCGCTTAGGATTAGCTCAATGGCTAGTAAGTGAAGAAAATCCGCTCACTGCCCGAGTAACCGTTAACCGTTTTTGGGAACAATTATTCGGGACAGGCCTGGTAGAAAGTTTAGAAGACTTTGGCTCCCAAGGCAGCAAACCCTCCCACCCCGAACTGCTCGACTGGCTGGCCCTTCATTTTCAGCACGAACAAGGCTGGCAAGTAAAAAAATTATTAAAGTTGTTGGTGCTCTCTAAAACTTACCAGCAAAGCTCAAAAACAAATAAAACACTTTTAAGTAAAGATCCCGTTAATCGATTGTTGGCCCGCGGCCCACGGGTGCGGCTTACCGCGGAACAAATACGGGATCAAGCCTTGGCTACCGGTGGTTTACTTAGCCGGAAAATGTACGGTAAAAGCGTAATGCCGCCTCAGCCCGAAGGCGTTTGGCAAGTAGTTTATAGTGGCATGGAATGGAAAACCAGTCCTGAGGAAGATGCTTACCGGCGGGCTATTTACACCTTCTGGCGGCGTTCCAGCCCCTATCCTTCTTTACTTACTTTTGATGCCGCCGGTCGGGAAGTTTGCGTTTCCCGGCGTATTCGGACGAACACCCCCTTACAAGCCTTAGTTACTTTAAACGACACGGTTTACTTAACTGCTGCCCGCGGCTTAGCCAGTCAAATGCAGCAAGCCGGAGCTACTCCTACGGATAAGATTAAAGCCGGATACTATCGGGCTTTGTTCAAATATCCTGATACCCGAACCTTAAAAATATTAACGAATTTATATCAGCAAACCGAACAGCATTATGCGCAACGCCCAAAAGAGTTAACTAAATTTTTAGGAAAGAAGAATGTAGCTACTCTCCCTAATGCCCAAAGTTTAGCCGCCTTAACGGTGGTAAGTAATGCCATTCTTAATCTGGATGAATATATAACGAAGGAATGAAGTTCGAGGTAATTGTGTCGGTATTATCAGTTCAAAATGCATATTTTGACATAATTAACCTTGATCTGTTAATATAAAGGAGTAAAAATTAATAAAAGCTTTTTGCCTTCTGCTTCCTGCTTCAATCGGAAAAATGAAAGGTAAAAATTAAAATAAAGCAGCTATGAATCTTTTTGAAGAAGCTCTTTTCCGGCAAACCGAGTACTTTACTCGCCGGCACTTTCTGCGGCAATGCACTACCGGATTGGGCGCCATGGCTTTATCGTCGTTGTTGGGTTGCTCGGATCGGGATAGTAATACTAGTACTGCCAACACGAGTGGCATTCTCCGCGATTTATCTAAGCCCTTTGCGCCCTTAGCTCCTCATTTTGCACCTAAGGCAAAAGCGGTAATTTTTCTGCATATGGCAGGAGCTCCTTCGCAATTAGAGCTGTTTGATTACAAACCGGTGCTGCATAAGCTAGATGGTCAGGATTGTCCGCCTTCGTTGCTTGAAGGTAAAAAGTTTGCTTTTATTAAAGGTGTTCCTAAAATGCTGGGGCCGCAGGCTCAGTTTAAACAGCACGGACAATCGGGCGCGTGGGTTTCCCAGCATTTACCGCATTTCTCTAAAATGGTCGACAAAGTTTCCTTCCTGAAAGCCATGCACACCGATCAATTTAACCATGCTCCAGCCCAATTATTAATGCAAACGGGCAATGCTCGTTTAGGCCGCCCCAGCATGGGTGCATGGGTAACCTATGGTTTAGGCTCGGAAAATGAAAACTTACCCGGATTTATGGTGCTGCTTTCAGGGGGTAAAGCGCCGGATGCCGGCAAGGCTGGTTTTGGCAGTGGTTTCTTACCCACTGTTTATCAAGGAGTAGAATGTCGCCAGAAAGGGGAACCAGTCTTATATGTTTCAGATCCGGAAGGTATGAGCCGGGATTTACGCAAACAATCCATTTCGGCCATTAATGAGATAAACAAACTACACTACGAAGAAACAAAAGATCCGGAAATTATTTCCCGGATTTCTCAATACGAAATGGCTTTTAAGATGCAGGTATCGGTACCCGATGTAATGGATATTTCCCGGGAGCCGGCCAGTGTACACGCCATGTACGGGACCGAACCTGGAAAAGCTTCTTTTGCGAATAACTGTTTGCTAGCCCGGCGGCTGGTAGAGCGAGGAGTTAGGTTTGTTCAGTTATTCGACTGGGGCTGGGATTCACACGGCAATGATCCTACCAATGCTCTCGACAAAGGTTTCGGTAATTTGTGTCATACTATTGATAAACCGGTTTCTGCCTTATTGCAGGATTTAAAAATGCGGGGTTTACTGGAGGAAACCTTAGTGGTTTGGGGAGCCGAGTTTGGCCGAACCCCCATGCAGGAAAACCGCGAAGGCAAACAAATGGAATTTAAAGGCCGTGACCACCACACCGAAGCTTTTACCGTTTGGCTGGCCGGGGGCGGCATTAAACAAGGATATACCCACGGCGAAACCGACGAAATTGGTTACTACGGCATCAAAGGTCGGACGGATATTTTCGATTTACAAGCTACTATTTTGCATCAGTTGGGCATGGACCACGAAAAACTTACTTATGCTTTCCAAGGACGTAATTTCCGGTTGACCGATGTACACGGAAAGGTAATTACTCCCATAATTGCTTAAACTTATTGTAGTAAAACAATTAGCATGAATATTTCAGCTTCCATCAAAAATAGTTACCAAGCCAACAAGGTAAGTGTTGTTACCAATGGCAACGTAAAAGAAATTCAAATACCAGGTAAAACAGAAGGCTATGGTTCATCGGTTAACGGCGGTGAATTGCTTTTTTTATCCTTGGCAACTTGTTTTTGCAATGATGTATACCGGGAAGCTGCTCGTAAAAAAATAACTATTGAATCGGTGGAAGTAACTGTTGCGGGCGAGTTTGGTAAAGAGGGAGAGCCGGCTGCTACTATCACCTACGAAGTAAAAGTACAGTCAACCTCCCATTCTTCCCAAGAAATTACAACTCTTATTCAAGAGGTAGACCAAGTAGCCGAAGTTCATAATACCTTAAGAAAAGGCGTGCGAGTAACTTTGATAGAGTAAGGCCGGCAAAATATTTCTCTTATATCTGAGTTAGTTTAATTACTTATTTAATCCTCAGCCGAAATTTACTACTCCAAGAGTAATAGGTATTCAAAGAAAATCACAGGTAAATTTTTCGATGATTTAGCTTAATTTTATCTATTTTTCTGCTGCAACTGAGTTTGTATTTGCTGTCGTAATTCTTCAGATTTATTTTGAGCTTCATTCAGAGGCAAACCAAGTGGCAAACCTGGCCGTTTATGCTTGGTTTCAGTGAGCCAGGCATCCCGCATTAAATTCTGGCGTTCGGTAACTAATTTCAAATATTGAGATGCATCCGGCACGTGCTTTAAATTTGGTAATATTCCTGGTGAGTTAGCCACTTCCTTATAGCCCAGATACACTAAAACTTGGCGAGCCATAATCCAGTGCCCGGTTTCACTGGGATGGATGCCATCTTGGCCTAAAGCGAAACCATCTAACCCAAACGTAGCATCTACAGCGCGGTGAGCCCGCAAGTACTTTTGCATGGGATAATGAATATCAATCACCTCCCATTTTGAAGTAGATCTTTGCCTTAATAACCAATCGGCGTACTTATCCAGAACGGCGGTGTAACCCAAGCTTTTTCCTTTTTGTTCATCGTAATCTGGTGGGGTTAGATGAATAATTTTTGCTCCGGTTTTTACTACTTCCTGATGCAGCCAGTTAATCCCTTCTTTAAATTTGGCAAAACGGTTTTCGTCGAAAGGTAAGTAAATTCCATCATTCATACCGTAGCAGGCAAATACCAGTTCGGGTTTAGTTTTGGCCAAAACTCGTTCTAGTCTTTCGTGCAAATCGGGTCGCGGAAAACTACCTCCCGCGTGGCCTTCTTCCGAAAGTCCCGAAACCGTTTCGCTGGACAAGCCAGCATTAATAAATTCTATTTGCCGATTAGGATCCTGCGCCGTAATATAAGCTTCTATATCGTTCACATAAATGCCTGCCCAAGTAATGCTATTACCTAAAAACAAAATACGTTTAACATTAGGAGCAATCTTTTGCGCAAAAACAGTAATCGATAGAAGCTGAATAACTAGTATTAAAAAACCATAACGCAGGCTCTTGTTCATGCTAGTAGATTTAAGCTTTCGATGTTAATAGGGGATATAAAAATTAATAAGAAGGTTAATACTTTATAGAAAAGGAATTTAACAAAGTCAGCAGGTAAGAAATAAGCTTGAAACCAGCCTTATCCCTAAAACTAAAACTTCTAAAATATTTAGAAAAAGAAAGGCAACTAACAGTAACTGCTTACATCTTCGTCGTCTAAATCGATATTTAAATTATCCTCACTATTATAAGTATTTAGGTATAAATAAGCAGCTGTACCTAACAGTAATAAGGTAATAAAAAGAGCAGTGGCTGATTTATTCATATTTATATAATTTTAAACAGTACTACAAAACAAAACCTTAGAACTACAAGACCTAGTTTCTATCACCAACAAAGGTAGTCAAAGTTTAGTTATACCATAAACATATAATATATCTGGAAATTACCTAACTATAACCCGTATTGTTATTTATGTTTTCATCTTTTGGTAGGTTGTAAATGCATAAAAAAAGCTCTGTAACTAATCAGTTACAGAGCTTTCATAACGTTGTGGAGCTGCAGGGATTCGAACCCTGGTCCAGACAAGGAAACCGTCGAGCTTTCTACATGCTTAGTTGCCGTTGGTTTTTCGAGTACGTTTAGGTCGGCACCAGACCTGTGAACGTACCTTAGATACTTTAGCTTCGCTTGGGTGCCGTACCTTCACCCTTGCTATCCATTCATTTCGATGCCCCGTACTCAACCGCGGAACGGAGAAGCAGTTGCGGGACAATGGCTATCGCTTAATACCTAGATTAAGCAGCCATGGCGTAGTTAGTCTCGCCGATTATTGTTTGAACGCTTTTTTAACAGGAGACTCGCTCAACTCCCGACATGCTTACCCGCAGCCTGCACAAGCTGTCAATTCCAGTCAGCCCCAATTTGCGGATTCAAAATAATAAACAGTTTTAACTTTTAAAAAATTCCTTTCTAAACCGCTCTGCAAACATACAAATTAAATGAATAAAGCCAGTGGGCAGATAAATAATTTACGGAAAGAAAACACGGCCATGCGCCATTTTATAAAAACCGAATTCTAATTAAACCGGAAGGTAGTTTTCAAGAAAACCATAAAAAAAGCTCTTCTAAAAGTAGAAGAGCTTTCAAAAGTTAAGATTAAATTTTAATTATTCCTCATCATAACTGGTATGGCGCGCCCGGCCTTCGTAGCCGCCCCGGTTACCCTGATAAGAAGAATTATACTGTTCATCATCCCATTGGTTTCTTGG
This region includes:
- a CDS encoding DUF1501 domain-containing protein, encoding MNLFEEALFRQTEYFTRRHFLRQCTTGLGAMALSSLLGCSDRDSNTSTANTSGILRDLSKPFAPLAPHFAPKAKAVIFLHMAGAPSQLELFDYKPVLHKLDGQDCPPSLLEGKKFAFIKGVPKMLGPQAQFKQHGQSGAWVSQHLPHFSKMVDKVSFLKAMHTDQFNHAPAQLLMQTGNARLGRPSMGAWVTYGLGSENENLPGFMVLLSGGKAPDAGKAGFGSGFLPTVYQGVECRQKGEPVLYVSDPEGMSRDLRKQSISAINEINKLHYEETKDPEIISRISQYEMAFKMQVSVPDVMDISREPASVHAMYGTEPGKASFANNCLLARRLVERGVRFVQLFDWGWDSHGNDPTNALDKGFGNLCHTIDKPVSALLQDLKMRGLLEETLVVWGAEFGRTPMQENREGKQMEFKGRDHHTEAFTVWLAGGGIKQGYTHGETDEIGYYGIKGRTDIFDLQATILHQLGMDHEKLTYAFQGRNFRLTDVHGKVITPIIA
- a CDS encoding SGNH/GDSL hydrolase family protein yields the protein MNKSLRYGFLILVIQLLSITVFAQKIAPNVKRILFLGNSITWAGIYVNDIEAYITAQDPNRQIEFINAGLSSETVSGLSEEGHAGGSFPRPDLHERLERVLAKTKPELVFACYGMNDGIYLPFDENRFAKFKEGINWLHQEVVKTGAKIIHLTPPDYDEQKGKSLGYTAVLDKYADWLLRQRSTSKWEVIDIHYPMQKYLRAHRAVDATFGLDGFALGQDGIHPSETGHWIMARQVLVYLGYKEVANSPGILPNLKHVPDASQYLKLVTERQNLMRDAWLTETKHKRPGLPLGLPLNEAQNKSEELRQQIQTQLQQKNR
- a CDS encoding OsmC family protein, which produces MNISASIKNSYQANKVSVVTNGNVKEIQIPGKTEGYGSSVNGGELLFLSLATCFCNDVYREAARKKITIESVEVTVAGEFGKEGEPAATITYEVKVQSTSHSSQEITTLIQEVDQVAEVHNTLRKGVRVTLIE